In a single window of the Terriglobus roseus genome:
- a CDS encoding YfiT family bacillithiol transferase, with product MRTARPPVAAPADLRYPIGPFKRPEEISAAALSDALLTLGELPQSLLTAVHGLRAEQLDTPYREGGWTVRQLVHHIADSHMNCYVRIKLALTEASPTIKPYDEAEWAMLHDGYDAPIEWSLDLLEALHARLLMLLRSLSAKQWQRTYVHPENGALSLETVALLYAWHSRHHVAHITTLRSAKGW from the coding sequence ATGAGAACAGCCCGCCCGCCGGTCGCTGCACCGGCCGACCTGCGCTATCCCATTGGCCCATTCAAGCGGCCCGAAGAGATCAGCGCTGCTGCCTTATCTGATGCGCTGCTAACGCTGGGCGAACTGCCTCAAAGCCTTCTCACCGCGGTGCACGGGCTTCGAGCCGAGCAACTGGACACACCTTATCGTGAGGGCGGGTGGACGGTGCGGCAGTTGGTACACCATATCGCGGACTCGCACATGAACTGTTATGTGCGCATCAAACTCGCTCTGACCGAAGCTTCGCCGACGATCAAGCCCTACGACGAGGCAGAGTGGGCCATGCTTCACGATGGGTACGATGCGCCGATTGAGTGGTCTCTGGACTTGCTGGAAGCGCTGCATGCGCGCCTGCTGATGCTGCTGCGTTCGCTATCGGCCAAGCAGTGGCAGCGAACCTATGTGCATCCTGAGAACGGCGCCTTGTCGCTGGAAACGGTCGCACTTCTCTACGCGTGGCATAGCAGGCACCATGTGGCACACATTACGACGCTCCGATCCGCGAAGGGCTGGTAA
- the rpe gene encoding ribulose-phosphate 3-epimerase has translation MIDLAYSILSADFAHLADEIATAERGGGTVCHVDVMDGHFVPNITFGPPVVAAVRRCTRVPLDVHLMIEDPDRYIADFAKAGADWLIVHQEVCRHLHRTLSSIREHGMQPAVVINPATPVETIIEVLPMVHHVLVMTVNPGFGGQSFIPRCVGKVEHLAALREEMGLNFRIEVDGGVSNDTVAQVVKAGADLLVAGSAIYAGSGDPAKTESNAVEFLRRANAATRSLA, from the coding sequence GTGATCGATCTCGCATATTCCATTCTTTCCGCCGACTTCGCGCACCTTGCCGATGAGATTGCCACGGCCGAGCGCGGTGGTGGCACCGTCTGCCACGTGGACGTCATGGACGGCCATTTCGTGCCCAACATCACCTTTGGCCCTCCGGTGGTGGCGGCGGTGCGGCGCTGCACCAGGGTGCCGCTGGATGTGCACCTGATGATCGAGGATCCGGACCGCTATATTGCCGATTTCGCGAAGGCCGGCGCGGATTGGCTGATCGTCCACCAGGAAGTCTGCCGCCATCTGCACCGCACCCTGTCGTCGATCCGCGAGCATGGTATGCAGCCTGCGGTGGTCATCAACCCCGCCACGCCGGTTGAGACGATCATCGAAGTGCTGCCCATGGTCCACCACGTCCTTGTCATGACCGTAAACCCCGGCTTTGGGGGCCAGAGCTTTATCCCACGCTGCGTCGGCAAGGTAGAACATCTGGCAGCGCTCCGCGAGGAGATGGGTTTGAACTTCCGCATCGAGGTTGACGGCGGGGTCAGCAATGACACCGTGGCGCAGGTGGTGAAGGCGGGAGCGGACCTGCTCGTCGCTGGTTCGGCGATCTACGCCGGGTCCGGGGACCCTGCAAAGACGGAGAGCAACGCCGTGGAGTTCCTGCGTCGTGCCAACGCGGCCACCCGGTCCCTGGCATAA
- a CDS encoding TldD/PmbA family protein, with product MRTAATPATDLKTLATELVDRALSAGATDAEAVVFEGDEFYTKVRLGQVETLTESTSRAIGLRVFNGLRTASTSTNDLSEDSLKQLVRGAVELSKITEEDPFAGLPDATEYSTVRNSDHLGIYFDDVYQLPAEERIAMARATEAAAMATDVRIQNSDGGTFSASTSHKAMANSRGFAGEYRKSYCGIGTTPIAQDASGMQRDGWGSGARTLRRLESPEAVGAEAAKRALRRLGARRVPTQRGASMVFSREIARGIIGDIFDAVNGDAIYRKASMFEGMLGEQVASPLVTVVDDGTMMLEDWLGGFGTLPYDGDGLPMRRKVIVDKGILQTYVTNTYTSRKLGTKSTGNASRGLAGAPGIGSGNFYLEAGTQTPREIIADVQTGLYVTEVLGSGVNLVTGDYSQGASGIWIENGVFTGAVEEITIAGNLKDMYKNIVAVGNDLIFRGSAASPCIRIDGMTIAGS from the coding sequence ATGCGCACGGCAGCCACACCCGCAACAGACCTGAAGACACTCGCCACAGAACTGGTCGACCGCGCCTTGAGCGCGGGTGCGACCGATGCTGAAGCAGTCGTCTTCGAAGGCGACGAGTTCTACACCAAGGTGCGCCTGGGCCAGGTGGAAACGCTCACCGAGTCGACCTCACGTGCGATCGGCCTGCGCGTCTTCAACGGGCTGCGCACTGCCAGCACTTCGACAAACGATCTTAGCGAGGATTCGCTGAAGCAACTCGTCCGCGGCGCGGTGGAGTTGTCGAAGATCACTGAAGAGGATCCATTCGCAGGCCTGCCGGATGCGACCGAGTACTCAACTGTTCGCAATAGCGATCATCTCGGCATCTACTTCGACGATGTCTATCAGCTGCCGGCGGAAGAGCGTATCGCAATGGCTCGTGCGACGGAAGCCGCGGCGATGGCGACAGATGTACGCATTCAAAACAGCGATGGCGGCACCTTCAGCGCATCGACTTCGCACAAGGCGATGGCAAACTCGCGAGGATTTGCCGGCGAGTATCGCAAGAGCTATTGCGGCATCGGCACTACGCCTATTGCGCAGGACGCCAGCGGCATGCAGCGCGATGGCTGGGGCAGCGGTGCGCGTACCCTGCGCAGACTGGAATCACCCGAAGCGGTCGGTGCAGAAGCAGCGAAACGCGCGCTGCGCAGACTGGGAGCACGTCGTGTGCCGACGCAGCGTGGAGCATCGATGGTCTTCTCGCGCGAGATTGCACGCGGCATCATCGGCGACATCTTCGACGCGGTGAATGGTGACGCGATCTATCGCAAGGCGTCGATGTTCGAAGGGATGCTGGGCGAGCAGGTTGCGAGCCCGCTGGTCACCGTAGTCGACGACGGCACCATGATGCTCGAGGACTGGCTCGGCGGCTTCGGCACCCTGCCCTACGATGGCGATGGCCTGCCCATGCGGCGCAAGGTGATCGTCGACAAAGGCATCCTGCAAACGTACGTTACGAACACCTACACGTCGCGCAAGCTCGGAACGAAGAGCACGGGGAACGCATCGCGTGGCTTGGCTGGCGCACCCGGCATCGGCAGCGGCAACTTCTATCTCGAGGCAGGCACGCAGACACCGCGCGAAATTATCGCGGATGTGCAGACCGGTCTCTATGTCACGGAAGTGCTGGGCAGCGGCGTCAACCTGGTGACGGGTGATTACTCTCAAGGCGCCAGCGGTATCTGGATCGAGAATGGCGTCTTCACCGGCGCTGTCGAAGAGATCACCATCGCTGGCAATCTGAAGGACATGTACAAGAACATCGTCGCCGTCGGGAATGACCTTATCTTCCGGGGTTCCGCGGCTTCGCCTTGCATCCGCATCGATGGCATGACCATCGCCGGCTCCTGA
- a CDS encoding excinuclease ABC subunit C: MAPIFEHEIVFDPAHAADALRSLPASAGIVALFGQANTDRPHLLRAANLRRRLQSLLEPTEGQTKRLNLRDRIARIAWREAGSDFESLLLLHRAMAFAFGAEEARKRMRLSSPYTVRFAAENRFPRIYVTNHLRRRSLRTTFGPFASRFAAERYCEAVEELFLIRRCYLELHPSPEDPGCIYGEINKCMAPCQQRVTDEEYSAECQRVLSFLETHGASRIGELEAERDEASANMMFEEAAAAHARAAKVKSAAALADELVQPLSDLRAVLLMPCPSRDDDEAPHVAAFQFADGCIRGPHRVSLLGVRLAKEQAEVGSSLFAQPMMLAPVPLEGEAAAETAPTESAASKRETAAANASAEERVLAAIAALDEGSGAEDMTELGDHLAMLKRWYYRPEKQRTGAIFFRERDSWPVRRMVRAAARIAAGATAPVLPPA, translated from the coding sequence ATGGCGCCCATCTTCGAGCACGAGATTGTCTTCGATCCTGCACATGCGGCTGACGCCCTGCGTTCATTGCCTGCCAGTGCGGGCATCGTCGCGCTGTTCGGACAAGCCAACACAGATCGTCCGCATCTCCTTAGGGCCGCCAATCTCCGTCGCCGCCTGCAAAGCCTGCTGGAGCCCACAGAAGGGCAGACGAAGCGATTGAACCTGCGCGATCGCATTGCTCGCATTGCGTGGCGCGAGGCAGGATCAGACTTCGAGTCGCTGCTGCTGCTGCATCGCGCGATGGCCTTTGCCTTTGGAGCAGAGGAAGCCCGCAAGCGCATGCGTCTGTCGTCGCCGTACACCGTGCGCTTCGCTGCGGAGAATCGTTTCCCGCGCATCTACGTCACGAACCACCTGCGCCGCCGATCGTTACGCACCACCTTCGGTCCCTTTGCGTCGCGTTTCGCCGCGGAACGTTATTGCGAGGCCGTGGAAGAGCTGTTTCTCATTCGCCGCTGCTATCTTGAGCTGCATCCTTCGCCGGAAGATCCCGGCTGCATCTATGGCGAGATCAATAAGTGCATGGCTCCCTGCCAGCAGCGCGTGACCGATGAGGAGTACAGCGCAGAGTGTCAACGTGTGCTCAGCTTTCTGGAGACACACGGCGCCTCGCGCATCGGCGAGCTTGAGGCAGAGCGAGACGAAGCTTCGGCCAACATGATGTTTGAAGAGGCCGCGGCGGCGCACGCCCGCGCCGCGAAAGTGAAGTCTGCGGCCGCGCTTGCGGACGAGCTGGTGCAGCCGCTCAGCGATCTGCGTGCCGTCCTTTTGATGCCCTGCCCTTCCCGCGATGACGACGAGGCGCCACACGTCGCTGCATTTCAGTTTGCAGATGGCTGCATACGCGGCCCGCACCGTGTGTCTCTGCTTGGAGTGCGGCTGGCGAAGGAGCAGGCGGAGGTGGGCTCGTCGCTCTTCGCACAGCCCATGATGCTGGCGCCCGTACCGCTGGAGGGCGAAGCCGCTGCTGAAACTGCCCCGACGGAATCCGCGGCAAGCAAACGCGAGACTGCAGCCGCCAATGCCAGCGCGGAGGAACGTGTGCTGGCCGCCATTGCCGCGTTGGACGAAGGCAGTGGAGCCGAGGACATGACGGAGCTCGGAGATCATCTCGCCATGCTGAAGCGTTGGTACTACCGGCCAGAGAAGCAACGCACGGGCGCCATCTTCTTTCGGGAACGCGACAGCTGGCCGGTGCGGCGCATGGTCCGTGCGGCCGCGCGTATTGCGGCGGGCGCCACGGCGCCGGTGTTGCCGCCTGCTTAG
- a CDS encoding PQQ-binding-like beta-propeller repeat protein, with protein sequence MRSLILVAIAVAAIPQVASAQSVSPNDWPSFNRTLEGTRYAPQSQITPANAASLKEVCRYDLHQTTSFQTGPVVVDGVMYVTTGHDTIALDSDTCAQKWRTHEDYAPAVPNDVNRGVAVMDGRVFRGTQDGRVLAYDAATGKRLWEATIADKAKKESIPTALLAWKGLVFAGNAGTEAIPVKGRMYALDAATGRIVWEQYLVPRMENDALRGPTAPAAAPVTASEDESLFGGTSWTAYSLDTATGTLFVPGGDPARKPHADGSPQRSNLVALDARTGAVLKGFPLVAQDFHDWEVSAAAALYPGRSDRLRYAVATKDGRLYTGDAKDGSKPWVAPVTNVANAGAPLKQEPVRFCPGTQGGNEWNGAAYSPKTGMLYVGAVDWCTTLTRVPGKIDPKITMDPPETAKGRITGVNAETGRVMWESPVASPVIAAVTPTAGGVVFAGDVSGTFYVLDARSGAIAWKTQTGAAMGGGIISYATKSGAQRVAVAMGMKSVIWPMAKGDAQIVVYGLPSKK encoded by the coding sequence ATGCGTTCATTGATTCTTGTTGCTATTGCGGTAGCTGCCATCCCGCAGGTTGCTTCCGCGCAGAGCGTCTCGCCAAATGATTGGCCGAGCTTTAACCGCACGCTCGAAGGCACGCGCTACGCGCCGCAGTCACAAATCACTCCGGCAAACGCAGCCAGCCTGAAGGAAGTGTGCCGGTACGATCTGCATCAGACCACGAGCTTCCAGACGGGACCCGTAGTGGTTGATGGCGTGATGTACGTCACGACCGGCCACGACACGATTGCACTGGACAGCGACACCTGCGCGCAGAAGTGGCGAACGCATGAAGACTATGCGCCTGCTGTTCCGAACGATGTCAACCGTGGCGTCGCTGTCATGGATGGGCGTGTCTTTCGGGGTACGCAGGATGGTCGTGTGCTGGCCTATGACGCAGCAACGGGAAAACGCCTTTGGGAGGCGACCATCGCTGACAAGGCGAAGAAGGAAAGCATCCCCACGGCCCTGCTTGCTTGGAAGGGCCTGGTATTTGCAGGAAACGCCGGCACTGAGGCGATCCCGGTCAAGGGACGTATGTACGCTCTGGACGCGGCCACAGGGAGAATTGTGTGGGAGCAGTACCTCGTTCCGCGCATGGAGAATGATGCGCTGCGTGGGCCCACTGCGCCTGCGGCGGCGCCAGTCACTGCCAGTGAGGATGAGTCGCTCTTCGGCGGAACCTCGTGGACGGCCTACTCGCTGGACACGGCGACGGGAACGCTGTTCGTGCCGGGTGGTGATCCCGCACGCAAGCCGCACGCGGATGGCAGTCCGCAAAGAAGCAACCTCGTCGCACTGGATGCGCGCACCGGCGCAGTGCTGAAGGGCTTCCCGCTCGTAGCGCAGGACTTCCATGACTGGGAGGTGTCAGCTGCTGCGGCACTGTACCCGGGCAGGAGTGATCGCTTGCGGTACGCCGTTGCGACAAAGGATGGACGCTTATACACGGGCGATGCGAAGGATGGATCCAAGCCGTGGGTCGCGCCGGTGACAAATGTCGCCAATGCTGGCGCGCCGCTCAAGCAGGAGCCTGTACGTTTCTGCCCTGGGACGCAGGGCGGTAACGAGTGGAATGGTGCGGCCTACTCGCCGAAGACGGGCATGTTGTACGTGGGCGCGGTTGACTGGTGCACCACATTGACGCGGGTGCCCGGCAAGATCGATCCGAAGATCACGATGGATCCCCCAGAAACAGCAAAGGGCCGCATCACCGGTGTGAATGCTGAGACCGGCCGCGTGATGTGGGAGAGTCCGGTTGCATCCCCGGTGATCGCGGCCGTGACTCCAACTGCAGGCGGGGTGGTCTTCGCTGGCGATGTCTCCGGAACGTTCTATGTGCTGGATGCCAGGAGCGGTGCGATCGCCTGGAAGACGCAGACAGGCGCAGCCATGGGTGGCGGCATCATCAGCTATGCGACGAAGTCCGGTGCCCAGCGAGTGGCAGTCGCGATGGGGATGAAGTCTGTCATTTGGCCGATGGCAAAGGGCGATGCGCAGATCGTTGTGTACGGTCTGCCTTCGAAGAAGTAG
- a CDS encoding HAD family hydrolase, with protein sequence MSVDSNSEALVLPAGNFRAYLFDLDGTVADSMPAHFVAWSATVKAHGGTFPEDLFYSLGGVPPLRVVELLNEKFGYTMDAEAVVAQKEAQFLEGVGDIQPIASVLAHIVAKHGEIPLAIVSGSPRDNVEKTLAALGLTDKFEVTVCAEDYTKGKPNPEPFLRAAELLRVKPEDCLVFEDADAGIQAAKDAGMQWVRVPVILPGTLGAAI encoded by the coding sequence GTGTCCGTTGACTCAAACAGTGAAGCACTCGTGCTGCCCGCGGGCAATTTCCGCGCGTACCTATTCGATCTGGACGGCACCGTAGCCGATAGTATGCCCGCACACTTTGTCGCATGGAGCGCCACGGTAAAGGCTCACGGCGGCACATTTCCTGAGGATCTGTTCTATTCTCTGGGCGGTGTCCCACCGCTGCGCGTGGTTGAGCTGCTGAACGAAAAGTTTGGTTACACGATGGACGCAGAGGCAGTGGTTGCGCAGAAAGAAGCGCAGTTTCTGGAAGGCGTCGGCGACATACAGCCCATCGCTTCCGTATTGGCACACATCGTGGCGAAGCACGGAGAGATCCCCCTGGCGATTGTTTCCGGATCGCCCCGCGACAACGTCGAGAAGACGCTGGCAGCTCTGGGGCTGACCGATAAGTTCGAGGTCACTGTCTGTGCAGAGGATTACACCAAGGGCAAGCCCAATCCGGAACCCTTCCTCAGGGCAGCAGAGCTGCTGCGCGTGAAGCCGGAAGACTGCCTCGTCTTCGAGGATGCGGACGCGGGCATACAGGCCGCGAAGGACGCCGGGATGCAGTGGGTACGCGTGCCGGTTATTCTGCCCGGTACCCTGGGCGCTGCTATCTAA
- the tldD gene encoding metalloprotease TldD — MSRPATLAAPTSQSFFRDRFAVDAPLVERCLAAALSEGGDFAELYFESVTSSSIGIDEGIVKSASQGHSTGCGVRVLIGERTGYSYTDSLEEDRLIHAAKTAALIASGPATTRVQGFVETEVHNLYPVVGLDAEITAKLALVQRADKAARAYDPRITQVRAGFNDELRRIFIAASDGTWAADTQPLSRFSVSVIAKDATADGGKGATARGSGGGGGRVTLDYYAAHHSPEHFAAEAARQAILQLNAIEAPAGETEVVLGPGWPGVLIHEAVGHGLEADFNRKKQSAFAGLMGQRVATDKVTVVDNGTIANRRGSLNVDDEGTPTQNNVLIEKGILRQYMSDKLSAKLMGLSRTGSGRRESYASVPMPRMTNTYMLAGEDEPQDILRSVKKGVYAVNFSGGSVDITNGKFVFAASEAYLIEDGKITAPVKGAMLIGNGPEALQYVSMVGHDLSLDEGIGTCGKRGQGVPVGVGMPTVKLDKMTVGGTGR; from the coding sequence ATGAGTCGTCCGGCCACCCTGGCAGCCCCCACATCTCAAAGTTTCTTTCGCGACCGGTTCGCCGTCGACGCCCCCCTGGTCGAGCGCTGCTTGGCTGCGGCGCTCAGCGAGGGCGGGGATTTCGCCGAGTTGTATTTCGAATCGGTGACTTCAAGCTCTATCGGCATCGACGAGGGCATCGTTAAATCTGCGAGTCAGGGCCATAGCACCGGTTGTGGCGTGCGTGTGCTGATCGGCGAACGGACCGGCTATAGCTACACCGATTCTCTTGAAGAAGATCGCCTGATCCACGCAGCAAAGACCGCGGCACTGATCGCCAGCGGCCCCGCGACAACACGCGTGCAGGGCTTCGTCGAGACGGAAGTGCACAACCTCTATCCCGTCGTCGGACTGGATGCGGAGATCACCGCGAAGCTTGCTCTGGTGCAGCGCGCGGACAAGGCTGCACGCGCGTATGACCCACGCATCACGCAGGTGCGAGCGGGTTTCAATGATGAATTGCGGCGCATCTTCATCGCTGCCAGCGACGGAACATGGGCTGCCGACACGCAGCCGCTCAGCCGCTTCAGCGTCTCCGTGATCGCTAAGGATGCCACTGCCGACGGAGGCAAGGGTGCGACCGCGCGCGGATCCGGCGGTGGTGGCGGACGCGTAACGCTGGACTACTATGCGGCGCATCACTCGCCGGAACACTTCGCTGCAGAGGCTGCTCGCCAGGCCATTCTCCAGCTGAACGCGATCGAAGCGCCCGCGGGCGAGACGGAAGTCGTTCTGGGTCCCGGCTGGCCGGGCGTCCTGATTCATGAGGCCGTAGGTCACGGCCTGGAGGCCGACTTCAATCGGAAGAAGCAGTCAGCCTTTGCGGGCCTGATGGGCCAGCGCGTTGCGACCGATAAGGTAACGGTCGTAGACAACGGCACCATCGCCAACCGCCGCGGCAGCCTGAATGTGGATGACGAAGGCACGCCGACGCAGAACAATGTGCTGATCGAGAAGGGCATCCTGCGGCAATACATGAGCGATAAGCTCTCCGCAAAGCTGATGGGACTGTCACGAACAGGCAGCGGTCGCCGCGAAAGTTACGCCAGCGTACCGATGCCGCGCATGACCAACACCTACATGCTCGCGGGTGAGGATGAGCCCCAGGACATACTTCGCAGCGTCAAGAAGGGCGTGTACGCCGTCAATTTCAGCGGCGGCTCAGTAGACATTACGAATGGAAAATTCGTCTTTGCGGCCAGCGAAGCATACCTTATAGAAGACGGCAAGATTACGGCGCCGGTAAAAGGCGCCATGTTGATCGGCAACGGACCGGAAGCATTGCAGTACGTCAGCATGGTCGGGCATGATCTTTCGCTCGATGAAGGCATCGGCACCTGCGGCAAACGCGGACAGGGAGTACCGGTGGGAGTCGGCATGCCGACGGTAAAACTCGACAAGATGACGGTTGGCGGAACGGGGCGATAA
- the mgrA gene encoding L-glyceraldehyde 3-phosphate reductase, with product MAFPEIYAADPERYKAAQFRRCGKSGIQLPLISLGLWQNFGGADVFETSRATLRRAFDRGVTHFDLANNYGPPYGSAEENFGKVLRTDFAAHRDELIISSKAGWDMWPGPYGIGASKKYLVSSLDQSLKRMGLEYVDIFYTHRPDFETPMEETASALAQIVRQGKALYIGISSYSPDRTRIMSDLLAAEGVKLLIHQPSYSMLNRFIEQGLLDTLSDLGVGCIAFSPLAQGLLTDKYLNPGADKTRVNSGDGSFSEKLLSEKNLANVRALNEIAKQRGQSLAQMAIAWALRDERVTTALIGARNVQQLDDSLDALKNLAFSKDELTEIDKYAVDTPEIDLWRSVSSR from the coding sequence ATGGCCTTTCCCGAAATCTACGCAGCCGATCCGGAACGCTACAAAGCCGCGCAGTTTCGCCGTTGCGGTAAGAGCGGCATCCAACTGCCGCTCATCTCCCTTGGCCTGTGGCAGAACTTCGGTGGCGCCGATGTATTCGAGACAAGCCGCGCAACACTTCGACGCGCATTCGATCGTGGCGTGACGCACTTCGATCTGGCGAATAACTACGGGCCGCCCTACGGCTCGGCTGAGGAGAACTTCGGCAAGGTACTGCGTACCGACTTCGCAGCGCATCGTGATGAGTTGATCATCAGCAGCAAAGCCGGCTGGGACATGTGGCCGGGACCATACGGCATTGGCGCGTCGAAGAAGTACTTGGTGTCATCTCTCGACCAGTCTCTGAAGCGGATGGGCCTCGAATACGTCGACATCTTCTACACGCACCGCCCGGACTTCGAGACGCCGATGGAAGAGACCGCGAGTGCGCTGGCGCAGATCGTACGTCAGGGTAAGGCGCTGTACATCGGCATCTCGTCCTACTCGCCGGATCGCACGCGGATCATGAGCGACCTGCTTGCGGCAGAAGGCGTAAAACTCTTGATTCATCAACCCTCGTACTCGATGTTGAATCGATTCATTGAGCAGGGCCTCCTCGACACGTTGAGCGACCTGGGTGTGGGCTGCATCGCGTTCTCGCCGCTGGCGCAGGGCCTTTTGACCGACAAGTATCTGAACCCGGGCGCAGACAAAACCCGAGTGAACAGCGGCGATGGAAGCTTCAGTGAAAAGCTGCTGAGCGAGAAGAATCTCGCCAACGTCCGCGCACTCAACGAGATCGCAAAGCAGCGCGGCCAATCCCTTGCGCAGATGGCGATTGCATGGGCGCTGCGTGATGAGCGTGTGACTACCGCACTCATTGGCGCACGCAACGTCCAGCAACTCGACGACTCTCTGGACGCGCTGAAAAACCTTGCGTTCTCGAAGGACGAGCTTACGGAGATTGACAAGTACGCCGTCGATACTCCGGAGATCGACCTGTGGCGCAGCGTTAGCAGCCGCTGA
- a CDS encoding tRNA dihydrouridine synthase, which translates to MKKEWVYIPTAIANNVPVATSSAVPAEFTIGNVRIAPATVLAPMAGVTDTVFRRFIKNASLFSSNSTSDNVDQAATNQQSGCGLIMTEFTSADGLSRMREVKRKRYLTYYDDEHPISAQIFGSNPETLADSARICQDAGFDIVDLNLGCPAKRVVACNGGSGLLRDLPHIQTIFEAVRAAVTIPFTVKFRLGWNEKSLVCVPLAKMAEDCGLNAVALHARTREQGYTGNARWEFIAAVKDAVKIPVIGNGDVRTPEDAANMIELTGCDAVMIGRAAPANPWIFRQIAQYTASKAATGAGTYDIATEQDRYRMIRTYFTMLFAEMEQEHPEIGDLPHIEDLEALSPYDLSEYNKLRNKKRDRESARRDVIGKMKQFASWFTHGVPGGATLRRSIFESKQGEQVMDAVDRFFNTDPAQRIISTSDLQPAAFADYQDS; encoded by the coding sequence ATGAAGAAAGAGTGGGTGTACATTCCGACCGCGATCGCTAACAACGTTCCCGTTGCCACGTCGTCCGCTGTGCCTGCCGAATTCACGATCGGCAACGTGCGCATCGCGCCGGCGACCGTTCTTGCGCCCATGGCCGGCGTAACGGACACCGTCTTCCGCCGCTTCATCAAGAATGCTTCCCTCTTCTCCAGCAACAGCACCAGCGATAACGTCGACCAGGCGGCCACCAATCAGCAGTCGGGCTGCGGCCTCATCATGACGGAGTTCACCTCCGCCGACGGCCTCTCCCGCATGCGCGAGGTCAAGCGCAAGCGCTACCTGACCTACTACGACGACGAACACCCGATCTCCGCGCAGATCTTCGGATCGAACCCGGAGACGCTCGCCGACAGCGCACGCATCTGCCAGGACGCAGGCTTCGACATCGTCGATCTGAACCTCGGCTGTCCTGCGAAGCGCGTCGTAGCCTGCAACGGTGGCAGCGGACTGCTGCGCGATCTGCCGCACATCCAGACGATCTTTGAAGCCGTTCGCGCTGCCGTCACGATTCCCTTCACCGTGAAGTTTCGCCTGGGCTGGAACGAGAAGTCTCTCGTCTGCGTGCCGCTGGCGAAGATGGCCGAGGACTGTGGCCTGAACGCCGTCGCACTCCACGCCCGCACCCGCGAGCAGGGCTACACCGGCAACGCACGCTGGGAGTTCATCGCTGCCGTCAAGGATGCCGTGAAGATTCCCGTCATCGGCAACGGCGACGTCCGCACGCCCGAAGATGCCGCCAACATGATCGAACTGACCGGCTGCGACGCCGTCATGATCGGACGCGCCGCGCCTGCAAATCCGTGGATCTTCCGCCAGATCGCGCAGTACACCGCCAGTAAGGCCGCAACGGGTGCAGGCACCTATGACATCGCCACTGAGCAGGATCGTTACCGCATGATCCGCACCTACTTCACCATGCTCTTCGCAGAGATGGAGCAGGAGCATCCGGAGATCGGCGACCTGCCGCACATCGAAGATCTCGAAGCACTCTCGCCGTACGATCTGTCCGAGTACAACAAACTCCGTAACAAGAAGCGCGACCGCGAGTCCGCACGCCGCGATGTGATCGGCAAGATGAAGCAGTTCGCCAGCTGGTTCACCCACGGCGTCCCCGGCGGAGCAACGTTGCGCCGCAGCATCTTCGAAAGCAAGCAGGGTGAGCAGGTGATGGATGCCGTCGACCGCTTCTTCAACACCGACCCAGCTCAGCGCATCATCAGCACGAGTGATCTGCAGCCAGCCGCCTTCGCGGATTACCAGGACAGCTAG
- the rpmE gene encoding 50S ribosomal protein L31: protein MPKQGIHPNYVATNVKCACGTTFETRSTHKGDILLEICSACHPFFTGKSKVMDTAGRIERFKRKFAKSDSSVAAAK from the coding sequence ATGCCGAAGCAAGGAATTCACCCGAACTACGTCGCAACCAACGTCAAGTGCGCCTGCGGTACGACTTTTGAGACCCGCTCCACGCACAAGGGCGACATCCTGCTGGAAATCTGCAGCGCCTGCCACCCCTTCTTCACGGGTAAGAGCAAGGTTATGGACACCGCCGGCCGTATCGAGCGCTTCAAGCGCAAGTTCGCCAAGAGCGATTCGTCCGTCGCCGCAGCCAAGTAA